The sequence AGGGAGGTCACGCCGCGCCTGCGGAGCTGCGACGCGAACTCCTCGAACATGGCCTCGTCGCCGATGTGGACCATGTCGTCGAGCACGCCGACGTCGCCGAGGAGGAGGATGCGCACGGGTGCTCCCTGGGGGTGGAGGGGAAGGGGGAGGGCGGCCGTGCGGAGACCCGCGGCCGATCCTCCGATGTTACTGAACGGCCGCTGTGCCGGGAGACACCTGGATGCCCTAGTGTTCGTCAGCAGGCCCCGACCGGAACCTGTACCCCTGTACCCCGTGTGAAAGGGGACACTCCATGGGCATCCAGACCTCGCTCGATGCGCTGCAGAACGCAGAACGCCTCATCGACGCCATGCGCCTCGCCGACGACCTCGCCTTCGAGGCCGGTCGCACCGGCGGCACCCGCACCATCCGCCTCCTCGCGACCGCGCTCGGCGGCGACGACCAGCTGACCGCGATCGCAGCAACGCACGCGCTCGCCGAGGTCGTCGACGAGCAGGCCGACGTCCTCCTGTCGGCGCTCCTGTCGAGCGGCCGCGGGTTCCTCCGCGAGCACGCCGCCAGCGCGCTCGGCTCCCGGCTTCCCCGCCTCGACACGATCGGCCGACTCGTCGGCCTGGTCGTCGAGGGCGGCTTCGGCGGCATGGTCGCCCAGCGCACGCTCGAGCAGTGGTCGCCGCAGATCCCCGAGCCGGTCGCGATCGGCCTCGAGGGCGCCCTCCTCGGCGTGCGCGAGACCGACGCCCGCTACCGCCTGGTCGAGACCCTCGGCCTCGTCCGGGGCCGCATCGCCACCCGCCCGCTGATCGCCGTCGCCCGCGACGCCGGCGAGGCGGAGCGCGTCCGCGTCGCCGCCGTCGCAGCCCTCGGTCAGCGTCGGGGCGAGCGGGGCATCGCCGCCGTCCTGGAGGAGCTCGCGGTCGGCCGCGGCTTCCTCGCCGACACCGCCCGGGTCGCAGTCGTCGACCTGTCCGCCTCCGCCGACGCGGGCGACTTCGACGCCGGGCGCGTCGAGGGCGGCCTCACCGTGGCTCAGCTGTTCCTGCACGCCGACATCGACGCCGACCTGACGCAGGCGGGCAGCGGCGACAACGGCGGCATCGCCACGCTCCTCGTCCGCCTCGGCGACGAGCTCGTCGAGAACCGCGCCGTCGACCGGGTCCTGACCCTGTCGCGGAGCTCCGTCGCGGGCGCGCTCGAGAGCGTCGCCGAGATCGCAGGATCCGACACCGGTCACCTCTACGGACGCATTCCTCTGCTCAGCGAGCCCGTGCCGTCGGCGAGTGCCTGGCCGCTGCGGGTCGCGGCCCGACGCGGCATCCGGCGGATCCTGCGCGCCTCGGGCGGGGTCGACATGCTGCACCTCCGCATGGCCGACGTGGGGAGCCTCGCGGCCGCCGACGTGGCCCGCGAGCTCGACATCCCGGTCGTCTTCACGGTGGCGCCCGACCCGCACGCCGTCATCCAGTCGCTCGACCTGGCCGGCTCTCTCACCCGCTGGAACTTCGGCGACGTCGACGAGATCGACCACTTCTGGTTCCGCAGCCGTCTCGTGCAGGAGCTCGCCTCCAACGCCTCGCACACGGTGCTGTTCCCGCGGCCGACGCTCGAGACCGACATGCGCGAGCTCGTCGGCATCGACGTGACCGCGCACCCCGAGCGCCACACCGTGGTGCCCGAGGGCATCGACCTCGACGTCGTCGACCGCTCCGTGGCCGAGGCGCGCGAGCACGCGGCGGGCGGCGAGGCCACCGAGCCCCTCCAGGCGCTCCGGGCCCTCATCGAGACGCTCCCCGAGGAGCGCCGCGGTCTGCCGCTGGTGATCAGCGTCGGCCGGTTCCACCGGGTCAAGGGCATGGCGACCGTCGTGGAGGCCTGGGCGACCGGCGACCTCCGCGACCGCGCCAACCTCCTCCTCGTCGGCGGCAACCTGGCCGACCCGAGCGCCGACGAGCGCGAGCAGCTCGACCTGATGAACGCGATCGTGCCCGAGCAGGGGCGCGCCGAGGCGGGCCTCCTGCTGCCCGGCCACCTGCCGAACGACACCGTCGCCCGCTTCGTCGCGGCAGCCCGCTTCGGACTCCCCGGGCTCAGCGCGCCGCACGGCGTCTACGTCTGCGGCAGCCTGAAGGAGGAGTTCGGCATCGCGCTCCTCGAGGCCATGGGCTCCGGCCTCCTGGTCGTCGCCCCCGACGGCGGCGGCCCGGCCACCTACGTCGAGCAGGGCGTCACCGGATTCCTCACCCGCACCTGGGACCTCGAGCAGCTCCGCGACTCGATGAGCATCGCGCTGACCGCGAGCCAGGAGGAGACGACCGACGAGCGGGCCGCCCGCTCGCGCGCCACCGTCGAGAGGAGCTTCACCATCCAGGCGATGGCGTCGGCCCTCTCGGCCGTGTACTCCGACGTCCGCGACGACGAGACCTCCCTCCGCGACTGGAGCCACGCCGCCCGATGACGCTCCTCATCATCAGCCCCGACTACGCCTCCCACCTCCTGCCCCTCGCGACGCTCGGCACGGCCTGGCTCGAACGCGGCGAGCGCGTCGTGGTGGCCACCGGGCCCGCGACTGCGTCGATCGTCGAGGCGTTCGGCTTCGAGCGGGTCAACCTGCAGCTGGCCCGCGGCTCGAACCCCGGCGTCATCCGCGCCGAGGAGCAGCCCGAGGGCGAGGACGACTCCCTCCGCGGGTTCTTCGACGCGACCCGCATCGGCATGGTCGAGACCCTGGCATACCAGGCGGGCGAGCGGCTCACCGACCTCATGTGGATGCCCGTCGAGACCGCGCGCGAGGTCCAGCGCGTCGTCGCGGAGGTCCGGCCCGACCAGATCGTCGTCGACCACCTCGCGTTCAGCGCCCGGCTGGCTCTGACGGCCGGCAGGATCGCGCACGCCGACGTCGTCCTGGGCCACCCGAGCGCCCTGCCGGTCGCGGGGGAGGTCTACGGGTTCCCGCCGTCGTGGCCTCGGGCGTTCGACCCCGATCCTGCGGCCCTCGAGAGGCTCCGGGAGCTCTGCGACCGCGTGAGCGAGTCGTTCACCCGCGAGTGGAACGCCGCGCTGCTCGAGCTCGACCCGTCAGCCGATCCGAGCGAGTCGGCGTTCGCGGAGCACGGCGACCTGCTGCTGCTCAACTACCCGGAGGAGCTCCACGACCCCGAGCGGCAGCTGCCGCCGCACGCGTTCCTCGGATCGGCGGTGCGCGACGAGGCCGTCGACCCGGAGGTCGAGGCGTGGCTCGCCTCCTCCGACGAGCCTTTCGTCTACCTCAGCTTCGGCTCGTTCCTCTCGGTCCGCTCCGACGTCGTGGCCAGGGTCGCCGAGGCGCTCCGCTCCCTCGGCCTCCGCGCCGCGATCGCGCTCGGCTCGGCCGACCGCTCCGACCTCGGGGAGCTGCCGGGCGACTGGCTGGTGCGGGAGTTCCTGCCGCAGGTGACCCTCCTCCGCGCCGCCGCGGCCGCCGTCACGCACGGCGGCAACAACAGCGTGACCGAGGCGATGACGGCGGGTGTGCCGGTCGTCGTCCTGCCGTTCTCCACCGACCAGTTCGCCGGGGCGGAGGCTCTCGAGCGGGCCGGGTTCGGCGTGGCACTGCCGCCCAACACGGCGACCGCGGCCGAGCTGGCCGACGGCATCTCGCGCGCTCTGGCGCTGCCGGACGACGCGGCGACGCGTCTCGCTGCCCTGTCGGAGTCGCTCCGTCAGACGCCGGGGCGGATCCGGGCGTTCGAGGCGCTGGTGCCGAACACGAAGTCGTCCATCGACACCCGGTCGGTCGACGCGCGGCGGTAGTCGTCCATCAGGCGGGAGTTCGCGTCGTACTGCGGGCCCTCGCGGAGCTGCGTCTCGTGGTGCAGCGCGAAGACCGCGCCCTCGTGCCGGCGCGGCACCTCGCCGAGGAGCGTCTCGTGGGCGACGTACCAGGCGGCGTCCTCGAAGCCCCAGCCGCGGAACCGCTCGTCTTGCCCGCCGTGGCTCCACCAGGTGGCGGGCGTCGTGACGTAGACCCCGGAGCAGGCGCCTCGGACGAGCTCGAAGTCGCACTCCTCGAGCGGCGTGCCGTCGCGGAACGCGGCGGTTCCCGAGCGGCCGAGCCAGTGGTACTCGGTGTAGGGCAGGTGGACCCGCCCCGAGGTGAGGCACGCCTCGAGCGCCTCCCGGAGCGGTGCCGGCTGCGGCAGCGTGTCGGCGTCGCCGATCACGACGACGTCGTCGCCGGCCGCCTCGACACCCGCGACGCCGAGGTTCCGGCAGCGGGCGAGGTTGAACACCTCGTCGTCGCTGTCGACGGTGACGACCCGGGCCTCGGGGAGGTTCTCGCGGTACCACGACGACACCGCCTCGAACGCCTCGACGCGAGACGGCTGCGGGCGCCAGGGGAGCACGACGGTGACCATGCGCCGAGCCTACCGGCGGCGGAGACCGGCCTTCGCTCATAAGGATCCGCTCAGGGCCTCGACCGCGGTCGCCGCGACCGACTAGCTTCGAGAAATGAGCGCAGAGCTGACCCTGGGGGCGGAAGAAGAGCTGCACCTGATCGACCTCGAGACCAAAAGGCTGTCGGCGCGCGCGCCCCAGCTCCTCTCGAGACTCCCGGCCGACCGCTACGGCGCCGAGCTCCAGCGCACGACGGTCGAGACCAATGTGCCCGTCGTGACGACGCTCAGCGACCTGCGCCGCGAGATCCTGCTGCTCCGGAAGGACCTCGTCGACGCCGCCTCCGCGAGCGACCTCGCG is a genomic window of Frondihabitans peucedani containing:
- a CDS encoding glycosyltransferase, with product MGIQTSLDALQNAERLIDAMRLADDLAFEAGRTGGTRTIRLLATALGGDDQLTAIAATHALAEVVDEQADVLLSALLSSGRGFLREHAASALGSRLPRLDTIGRLVGLVVEGGFGGMVAQRTLEQWSPQIPEPVAIGLEGALLGVRETDARYRLVETLGLVRGRIATRPLIAVARDAGEAERVRVAAVAALGQRRGERGIAAVLEELAVGRGFLADTARVAVVDLSASADAGDFDAGRVEGGLTVAQLFLHADIDADLTQAGSGDNGGIATLLVRLGDELVENRAVDRVLTLSRSSVAGALESVAEIAGSDTGHLYGRIPLLSEPVPSASAWPLRVAARRGIRRILRASGGVDMLHLRMADVGSLAAADVARELDIPVVFTVAPDPHAVIQSLDLAGSLTRWNFGDVDEIDHFWFRSRLVQELASNASHTVLFPRPTLETDMRELVGIDVTAHPERHTVVPEGIDLDVVDRSVAEAREHAAGGEATEPLQALRALIETLPEERRGLPLVISVGRFHRVKGMATVVEAWATGDLRDRANLLLVGGNLADPSADEREQLDLMNAIVPEQGRAEAGLLLPGHLPNDTVARFVAAARFGLPGLSAPHGVYVCGSLKEEFGIALLEAMGSGLLVVAPDGGGPATYVEQGVTGFLTRTWDLEQLRDSMSIALTASQEETTDERAARSRATVERSFTIQAMASALSAVYSDVRDDETSLRDWSHAAR
- a CDS encoding glycosyltransferase; this translates as MTLLIISPDYASHLLPLATLGTAWLERGERVVVATGPATASIVEAFGFERVNLQLARGSNPGVIRAEEQPEGEDDSLRGFFDATRIGMVETLAYQAGERLTDLMWMPVETAREVQRVVAEVRPDQIVVDHLAFSARLALTAGRIAHADVVLGHPSALPVAGEVYGFPPSWPRAFDPDPAALERLRELCDRVSESFTREWNAALLELDPSADPSESAFAEHGDLLLLNYPEELHDPERQLPPHAFLGSAVRDEAVDPEVEAWLASSDEPFVYLSFGSFLSVRSDVVARVAEALRSLGLRAAIALGSADRSDLGELPGDWLVREFLPQVTLLRAAAAAVTHGGNNSVTEAMTAGVPVVVLPFSTDQFAGAEALERAGFGVALPPNTATAAELADGISRALALPDDAATRLAALSESLRQTPGRIRAFEALVPNTKSSIDTRSVDARR